The Hevea brasiliensis isolate MT/VB/25A 57/8 chromosome 9, ASM3005281v1, whole genome shotgun sequence nucleotide sequence GATGCAACACAATCATTGGAGAGAAGCAGAGTTAGGGCAACTCCCTTATCTTAAGAGGTCGTTAGCAATTGAAAAGTCAACAACAACAAGGAACATGTTATGCATTGGATGAAACAAGTGGTAAAGCAAAACAATGCCTTGTAGTGCTTCACCTATCCAAAAAAAATGCAAaacaatataaattataaatgttatatgtgacaaaaattagggtttgatccaACAACATAAACTAAGAAAAAATTGCAAATATGCAGTCTTCAAGGCCATTCCTAACCATCCCCCTCCCTTCCCTTCCAACTCTTTGATCTTAAGAAGTGGATAGCAACTGGAAAGTGAATGCCAACAGTGCACATGTGGTTACATATGAGATGAATCAAATGGCACAGCAAAGCAATGCTTTGTAGTGCTTCATTACCAAAGAAAAATGCACAGCCATATAAACTATAAATTTTAAGTGGCAAAACTTGCATATAAAAATTAGAATTTGACACAACAATAAGTAAGAAAAAATTGCAAAAAGAAGAGCCATTAAACGGTATCCCTATCCCCctccaaaaaatatatatatgtatatgaagaagaatagagaagTAGCTCAAAAATTCAACTTGTGTGTTTTATATGGGAATGCAATAGTAAGCGACTTCCCCCAAATGATTCGAGATTAAAGTTGCAAAATTTAAACAAGGAAACAAAACAAGTATCTGGAATATGTTAAAGTTAAATATAGCCTGATAAAAATTCCACCAATTCTAACAATAGGGGAAGAAGGAGGTGGGCCTAGACGGGTAAATTTGGAAAGGCAAAACATTTCATATCATTCATCTTTTATGATAATGAATTGATGGTTGACAAATAGGTCACCTCCAACCACATTTTATACCATACCATAGTTTATTCATTGGAGCTAACATTAACTTTTTTTATGCACAAGCATAATAATCTAATCAGAGTTCCATAAAAAGAAACAGCTTACCCATGACACAGTTCAACCAGCTGAGGGACAAGATCAGTGTCCCTAAGACCAATGATAGCAGTTGAAGTGGTGGAAACAGCCTGGGATGTGACAATAATTAGAGACTGCATCCTCTTTATTGAAGCCTTGGTCTTGTCTAGCTTTGCATCATCCTCTCCCTTGTACTCCTGACTCTGTAGTGTTGACAGCTTCTTCTCATGCTCAATCATTACACCTTCTCTAGCCTAATAATATAtcgaacattttttttttctgcatTAGCACTTGTCAATTTGAAGGTCTTCTACCACATTGTCTTCTTTTAAAACTGATccaactcaattttttttttttaaaaccttTGAGAAAACTGATTTAGATCAttgacctctctctctctctctctctctctctctctctctctctctctctctctatatatatatatatatatatatatggagctaCTATGTAAAAAATCTAATGAGAAAGCAAGTGAAAAAGTGCATGACTGCAGGAGTCTTAGCTTGTCAAGGACTTCTTACTGTATATACTCATTCAATTAATAACAGGCttatcattaaaataataatcAATCCCACTATAAAACATGGGTCTCATCACAAAACATGGTAGGTCTCACTACATAAcataatttcttaatttcttaTTAGTTGGGTGTAGTGACcacaaacattttttttttaagactGACCGCTAACTTGCTTTTAACATAAACGGAATAAGGTTCAATTTGCCCCCCATATACTTGTTTGAGAGGTTCAATTTAGCTTATTTTAACTTTTGATTAAATTTAACTCATAAGTTTTGATTTATGCTCAAATTAGCCCAATTAACAAAAAtgtgtaattatttaattatttttttaaatattaaaatattatttttatattgtataattaattaataaaaataaaaatattatttttattattcaatattattaattaaactgaaaatataaaaaaatatttttatattttcacataattaattaaaattaaaaattattactattccaattaataatattgaataataaaaataacatttttatttaattaattatacaatataaaaaaataatattttaatattaaaaaataattaaatattaaataatttatttaaataaattatttgatatataaaaaaattaattaattaattaattaattatacaatataaaaataatattttaatattaacaaaagtcatttttaatattatttaaacaaataattaaatatttttcaaatgatattaaaatattatctttatattgtataatttgtataattaaaatattaaataaattatttttatattatattttaatattaaaaaaataatatttttgttaatTGGACTAATTTGAGAATTAGACCAAAAGTTAAGTACATGGACAAATTGAACCTTATTCCTAAAATAAACACTAGGTGTTCTTGTCATTTTGGTAGTTTGTCGAGGGCATATAGGTCTGTGaattaaaaaagataaaaaagacATCAAGGGAAGAATAAGGCAACTTCAGTGAAAGATAATTTTTAGCGACAGCGACACCCATCATATAAAGATGGTTTAACCCAACAATAATGGAGCAATCGCTAAAgttaatttaagttttaattaagattaaagaaaaaaaattaaaacattcaaaaaaaaattatactagaATGTATATACTTATTTAAtttgtatttattatattatataaaattacaataaatcatattaaaaatatatcttatcttatagtataataattttaaaatataaattaaaagataAACCACTGTTTAATTAAGAAAGCCCTCTATCAGACGGACCGTAAATTGGGCACTGCCGTTGACTTACGCAATCTCCGACACTAGTGCCTATCCTACTCATTCCCTTTTTGAaagggatttaaaaaaaaaagtctcaATCACAGTGTAAAGATAGtgccaaatttgaaaattttgttccCTCgagagaaaataaataaaattttaaattattatacaaaaaaaaagataaaatcaaAAAAAGAATACCTTCACTTCTTCGTAGAGTTTCTTCTCCCAAGCCAGCAGCCGTTCCACGGTGGAGCAAAGGCTTCTGGGACCGCCCGGTTCGTTGAGCGAACCGGTGTCGAGCCGGTATTTAACAGCCAATGGCGGTTTTGAGGTCCAACTAGAGCTCAGGTTGCTCAACATACTAGAAGAATGGTACACCGTCTCTGCAATAAACATGAAATCcccaaattaaatcaaaattcatatttaaatcagcAAGCGTAATATTAGTTTTAAAAATCAAATGAAATACATTTCAGCAGTAAGTAACTcgtaattttgattaatctgtatttaaaaaaaaaatgccaaATTCGCTAAGAAATCGAGAATCCAATAGACGTACTCTTCAATTGCCGGAAACTTCGATCAAGCTGAGCCCTACTGATCTCGAGCATCTCCGAGACCTGATCTCCAGCCGTTGCAGCCTTGTCAAAATTCTCCTTAATAGCCACCGCTATCTCTTTCAAATCCTTATGCCTCACAACCATCTTCAAATCGGAGATATCTCCAGTTCTGAAACTCGCCGATGACCCCGCCTCATCAGACTTAGCCGTATTGCCGTAAACTGGTTGCCGCTTCAATGATTCAGCCCGCACCGATGACCCGAAATTCGGTCGGGTCCCGATCTCGGATCTGGACTCTCCATCTTCATCCTCCTCCCCTTCTTCCGATGAGCTAGTTGTACTATAATGATCATGATCTTCCCACTCGCTGCACTGAACctcctctctctctgtctcttcgTCGGCGGTACTGTGTTGCTTGTTACTGGTGTTGCCATTGATATGGTGGTAGTTGTGCTTCTTGTTTTGTAATTGAAAAAAATCGTACCCAGTCTCGGTCTCGGTTTCGGTTTCTTCGTCTTGTAAGTCTAAGTGGTGTTGCTGGCGATGTTGGTGATTTTGGTTTTGATTTTGGGCTTTTTGATCAAAGAATTCGGAGTCTGGAGGCGAGGGAGGGTAGAAATTTTCCCAGTTCCAAACGGAGGAAGCTTGTGATGCTGTGCTCGAGTACGTTGAATTCGCTTGATAAGCCGTAGGATACTCAAAATTTCCAGTGAAATTGGATTTCTGACTTCGAGGAGACGAGGGAAGGCTCGATTCGGAGAGTATATGAGGGAGCTTTGGAGGTTTACGGCGGCGATTAGAAGCAGAGTTAAGGCTTGAAGCGGAGAGGATATGGGGCATCTTAGAACTAGCAATTGTGGGAGAAGGAGAAGGGGAAAACGCAGGCGGCGGTGGATGTGGTTGGAGGGAAGGTGATGGAGAAGGAGCAACACGTGGAGGTATAGAATCAGTAGACGATGGAGTAGGGTTTGAAGAGTGTAGGAAAACAGCAGGAGTTTGCTCGGAAACGGAAAGTGTTTCGCCAGCAGCGAAGGAGCAAAGAGCTGAGCCAGTAACACGAAGAGCGCGGCAGTAATCGGCGTGAGCAGCTGCGAGGTGGTGGCGCGCATAGACAGCTTCCTTGATGAGGCGGCGGCGCTCCTTGCACCGCCTCACCTTGTCCTCGTTGTCGAGCTTCGAAGCTGTACAACCCATGTAAAAAAACAAAAGCGGTGTTTAGGGCTGGAGTGGATGGCGCGTTTTTAGGTGGTGGCGCCCGATTTGAGCGGTAGAAAAAAAGAGTAAGTGAGTGACAGGTGGAGGGTTATAGTTGGTCTTTTCTCCACTGTTGGCGTCCCATCTGTGCTCGCGTTTTCTGgcctttttctcttttctctaCTCTCTCCGTACTGACCATAGCATTGACTTAGAGTCTCACACTGACCACTTCtctttcagttttttttttttttcaaagtgaTATTGAAATAATTCGTATGATGATCATGTTTGATTAATGGTTTTCTTTATAATTAATCACATTTGTTTAGGGTTGTAGGGTAATTAAATAATAGAGTAGCACAAGGCTGCATGTTGGTGCTTTGCTGGGGATGAGCCGGTGAGGTGGGAGGGGAGAGATGGAAGATAAGGGTGGATCCTTGGAAAGCTGGTGTGGGCCGGAGAATTAATAATTAAGTTGAATTTTTTGGCCATAGAATTATTGAAGAGTTGATGCCTCTGATCTAAGCTACTGAGTTTGTTGGATTTTCTTTCCTGTATAATGTTAATTTTTGTCCTATTATTATTTCTCAATTATTATCCTTATTTTGTATGCTATCTGCTTGTGTTCTTTTGGGTCATCAACAGTTCTTATCATCGTCatcttaatttttgttttttttttttcaatcgtgCACACATCAATTTATATTGTTCATCCAATTAATTCTACAaagatgagtttttttttttttaattatgatgaCTTAGGAAtagtaaagaaaaaaataaattttagagAAAAAAGCAATGCAAAAGCATAGATATTCCGCAATAAGTGGGATCCTTCATGGAAAAGTAGATGATGAAAAGTAGAGACTGAGGTTGAAAACGGTGAaagttccttttttcttttttttttttaaacagctCAACATTAATCCTGATGTGCTGGATTCGACCATAGACAGGCTTCCTTTTATTAATGTTTGATGCGTTTCTAcaaaaataaaaaggcatttttttTTACCGTAAAACTTAACGGTATGAAAGATGATTTCTTCAATTTGGATTCTCCCTATCCTCACGGTCATTTGGAAAGTATCGGATTCTTCATAAAATGAGATGTTCCTTTCAACATAATCTTTAGCAAATGGCATCTTAAAAAGAGTATCCTCTTATCTTTTATATTGAATTGGGTGGGGATTGGGAGGTGATGCTCAGATCAGTATCAGTATCAGTAAATGCCACAATCCTATTCCTAACTATTTCTCTAAACTGGCGATTGAATCCAACCTAATCCTCTAATTGACCACCATAATAGTATGAGCGATTATGATGATAGGCTAGATTGAGATGCACATACCGCAGCATTCAGCACATGTCCATGGTACGACAAAAATTACTTGTACAAAGACCAGGTTCCAGAACAATAATGGTTTCTCATTTTTCTCAATAGAAAAACAGATGATCACAAGATATCCTGCTTCAAACTGTAAACGAAGAAGGTCACTCAAAAGCTGCAACCCTAAAATTTCACTGAATTTAGGTGTTACAAATATCCAAGCGGACTACATAAAGTAGCAGGAAACAAACAGAGTACGTGGTAGGCGGCAATCCAAAGAAAATGATGGAACTGTTCGCTTTCATAAAGCCAACCAAAGTGGACCATACACATCCAGCCTATATATTCATCATAAAACATTAGTGTTTTCGTTTGTGGGCCCTAATCATTTCTTTTAATGTCTAATTTATTATTTGGACATCGAACATACACGTAAGATGGATTGGGATAAACGAGATCTTCAGAAATGGGATTATTAACACACAAAAAAAAAAGTGCTAAATTTCTCTTTTTCTCCTAGCTCAAACTATCTAGTCCTAATGTGAAAATCcatcaatttctttttttgaacgcAGGCACTAACCTCACACCCCGAGCAAACTGCCTAACGAGTCAGGTCTCTGTTCTTAGGATGGCAAATCGATGGTCACATATTCACATTGATTTTTGCAACATTTAGCTACACTGGCACTTTGGTCATCTAGGGAAAGCCCAAAAAAAAGGGCATGCAAAGAAAAAACGGGAGCAAAGGAAAATAAATTATAGAGTGAATACATTTAAAAGCACCAACGATGCCCGTGTATTTCCACATGACATGGACCCCAAAGGCATTGTATGACAGAGTCCAGTTCTGTAGGGTCCCACCACGATTTCTTTTGCCAAACagctagcaaaaaaaaaaaaaatccgtcTTCTAGAGTCAGACAAACTGCGCACAGGGGGATTCATCCACACAAGTCATCAATCCTTATGGAGAATTTACTTAAAGACTGACTACTAGCTTGAGAGGCCGCTTTACTTGACAATCTCTTAACCTGGTTAAGTGGCACGAGCCAGTCACAAAGGCTGCTCTGCAACTGTTTGTTTAACCAAACTCGGCAACAGCAGCCACGTCTGGTCCGGTCTCGCCTTGGCTTTCATGGAGATGTTGAGGGGGAATTGACCACGTGCTGCTGGTGGGTAGGAAAACCGAAATTCCTAAAGAGCCCCTGTGTCATGGAAAAGTAAACCGTGACGCTGATATCGTTGGGGATATCAAACAATAGCTTAAGCATCTCTGGCAAAATAAAGTGGTTTTGTAAATCTCATCATACCATCtctaagaaaaagaaaaagagaaagagaaagagaaagaatgGGGACACCATTCGCTACTTATTGCTTGTTTGACACAATTCAGCCAATAAACACAAAACTTATAATGAAAAAACTGAACATGGCCCATGAGACCTTGAGACTTAAGAGATCCTAAGTTCAGCTTCCACCATTGCTGGTTTGGGTTGCTGTATTTTACTGTTTACTTTGCATTTACAAATGCACTTTCACTAATTTCAGTAGTAATTAATATGATTAAGATCTGTACTTGTATTCCCACctctgacaaaaaaaaaaaaaaaaaaaaaagatgaaaataTGGACAGGTCTTACACTATCACTCGATAAGAGGAATTAACCAACATCTACCAACATGAGGAAATGCAAATGAATTGTGAAATTTACTACAATGTAATTTCACATTGCTATGATGGAAAATAACATGGCTAAGGATGAGAGAATTCCAAA carries:
- the LOC110663187 gene encoding nitrate regulatory gene2 protein; the encoded protein is MGCTASKLDNEDKVRRCKERRRLIKEAVYARHHLAAAHADYCRALRVTGSALCSFAAGETLSVSEQTPAVFLHSSNPTPSSTDSIPPRVAPSPSPSLQPHPPPPAFSPSPSPTIASSKMPHILSASSLNSASNRRRKPPKLPHILSESSLPSSPRSQKSNFTGNFEYPTAYQANSTYSSTASQASSVWNWENFYPPSPPDSEFFDQKAQNQNQNHQHRQQHHLDLQDEETETETETGYDFFQLQNKKHNYHHINGNTSNKQHSTADEETEREEVQCSEWEDHDHYSTTSSSEEGEEDEDGESRSEIGTRPNFGSSVRAESLKRQPVYGNTAKSDEAGSSASFRTGDISDLKMVVRHKDLKEIAVAIKENFDKAATAGDQVSEMLEISRAQLDRSFRQLKKTVYHSSSMLSNLSSSWTSKPPLAVKYRLDTGSLNEPGGPRSLCSTVERLLAWEKKLYEEVKAREGVMIEHEKKLSTLQSQEYKGEDDAKLDKTKASIKRMQSLIIVTSQAVSTTSTAIIGLRDTDLVPQLVELCHGFMYMWKSMHQHHEVQNNIIQQVRGLVNRSAKGDSTSELHKQATRDLESAVFAWHSSFCRLIKFQRDFIQSVHGWFKLTLLPVSNDNVNGNVEHSDSYAFCDEWKLALDRVPDTVASEAIKSFINVVHVISVKQTEELKIKKRTEIASKELEKKASSLRNIERKFYHSYSMVGIGPPDTGPDNGQVLDARDPLAEKKSELAASQRRVEDEMLRHAKAVEVTRAMTLNNLQTGLPGVFQALTSFSSLFMEALELVCNRSYAIK